From Nitrosopumilus zosterae, the proteins below share one genomic window:
- a CDS encoding NAD(P)-dependent malic enzyme encodes MSKNSLLLHEKLKGKILVDSKISNFKSKDLKLIYTPGVASVCDEIIKNPNSKFTLTSKGNNIAIVTDGTRLLGLGNVGADAALPVMEGKSVIYREYGKISAFPICLNTTDKKKIIDTILAIEPVFGAINLEDIESPKVLEIYKELEKRLAIPVFHDDGQGTAIVTLAGLINAVKVVKKNFSEIKIVLVGAGSAGYYIGKLLHFAGCKNIILLDSGGVVSQNRKSNMTRYKKEIAKLTNPKEKGNLSDVIKNADVFIGVSGIKDLLKPEMIKTMNKNPIIFALTNPNPEITPSIAKNAGAKIIATGSFTYKNKINNAIVFPYLMRAILDLKIQKITMNILYRTALAIAKTIPDKKLSSINIIPTIENKALQKNIMNSLKNLKS; translated from the coding sequence TTGTCAAAAAACTCTCTCTTGTTACATGAAAAACTAAAGGGAAAAATCCTCGTAGATAGTAAAATTTCAAATTTTAAATCAAAAGATTTGAAATTAATCTACACACCAGGTGTAGCTTCTGTATGTGATGAAATCATTAAGAATCCTAATTCCAAATTTACTCTTACATCAAAGGGAAACAATATTGCAATAGTTACTGATGGTACTAGATTATTGGGATTAGGTAATGTTGGTGCTGATGCTGCATTGCCTGTAATGGAAGGAAAATCTGTCATATACCGCGAGTATGGAAAAATTAGCGCATTTCCAATTTGTCTTAACACAACTGACAAAAAGAAGATAATTGATACTATACTGGCAATAGAACCTGTTTTTGGTGCAATAAACCTTGAAGATATTGAATCACCAAAAGTGTTGGAAATATACAAAGAATTAGAAAAACGATTAGCAATTCCAGTGTTTCATGACGATGGACAAGGAACAGCCATAGTTACATTGGCAGGATTGATCAACGCTGTTAAAGTAGTAAAAAAGAACTTTTCAGAAATCAAAATTGTCCTTGTTGGTGCAGGTTCTGCGGGATATTACATTGGAAAATTATTACACTTTGCAGGATGTAAAAATATCATTTTGTTAGATTCTGGTGGCGTGGTGTCTCAAAATAGAAAATCCAATATGACTAGATACAAAAAAGAAATTGCAAAATTGACAAACCCAAAAGAAAAAGGAAATTTGTCTGATGTGATTAAAAACGCAGATGTCTTTATTGGCGTGTCTGGAATTAAGGATTTGCTCAAACCAGAAATGATTAAAACTATGAATAAAAACCCAATAATCTTTGCTCTTACTAATCCTAATCCTGAAATAACTCCGTCTATCGCAAAAAATGCTGGAGCTAAAATTATTGCCACTGGTAGTTTTACATACAAAAACAAAATAAACAATGCAATAGTTTTTCCATATCTGATGCGAGCAATACTGGATTTGAAAATACAAAAAATAACTATGAATATTCTTTATCGTACTGCATTGGCTATTGCAAAAACTATTCCAGACAAGAAACTGTCTTCCATAAACATAATTCCAACAATAGAAAACAAAGCATTGCAGAAAAACATCATGAATTCTCTGAAAAATTTAAAATCCTAA
- a CDS encoding threonine--tRNA ligase, with the protein MRILQLHCDSIEYTPTKKEIKSAEDIENPQTQRLEELVVAFVAIEDGDDSSVALDAISQIKNSMEKIGCKKLLLYPYAHLSSNLAKPSVAISLLQEMEDTASDLDVSHSPFGWTKSYKLQVKGHPLAESSKVITKDSSSKTEELTSDALKGESKIRSIWKIMSPDGTMSNIGDFDFSNYKKLESLAKYESAKQRNVDEPPPHVALMKKMGIADYEPASDSGNMRFYPNGRLIKSLIERYVTDRVKEYGGYEVETPIMYDSEHPSMVSYFNRFPARQYNIDSEGKKLFLRFAACFGQFLMANQFQLSYKNLPYRLYELTRYSFRREQSGELVGLRRLRAFTMPDCHAFCKDMEQAVDEIKARFDLSQSVLSELGINESDYDMAIRFTEDFYNENKSSIEELVKKHGKPVLVEMWKEKFFYFVLKWEFNFVDGLGKASALSTDQIDVENGERYGIEFIDENNTAQHPIILHNSPSGAIERIIYSLLEKAAKDSKEGRKPQFPLWLAPTQVRIIPLNAEFNDYCKSLTEKISINNVRVDIDDRNESIGKRIREAEKEWIRYILVIGEKETNSQNLSIRDRQTGAVRELSFDDFLNEINEQTRGKPFTGLNLPKYLSKRPQLMV; encoded by the coding sequence ATGCGTATATTGCAACTACATTGTGATAGCATTGAGTATACTCCAACGAAAAAGGAGATAAAATCAGCTGAAGACATTGAAAATCCTCAAACTCAAAGACTAGAAGAATTGGTAGTTGCTTTTGTTGCAATCGAAGATGGTGATGATTCTTCTGTTGCCCTAGATGCTATCTCTCAGATTAAAAATTCTATGGAAAAAATTGGATGCAAAAAATTACTGCTATACCCATATGCTCATTTGAGCTCCAATCTTGCAAAACCATCTGTTGCCATTTCATTATTGCAAGAAATGGAAGACACTGCATCTGATCTTGATGTATCTCATTCTCCTTTTGGATGGACAAAATCTTACAAGCTGCAGGTCAAGGGACACCCATTAGCTGAAAGTTCCAAAGTCATAACAAAAGATTCTTCATCAAAAACTGAAGAACTAACTTCAGATGCACTGAAAGGTGAATCAAAAATTCGTTCAATATGGAAGATAATGTCTCCTGATGGAACAATGTCTAACATAGGAGATTTTGACTTTTCAAATTATAAAAAACTAGAATCTCTTGCTAAATACGAATCTGCAAAGCAGCGTAATGTGGATGAACCTCCACCACATGTTGCATTGATGAAGAAAATGGGCATTGCAGATTATGAACCAGCGTCTGACTCTGGCAACATGAGATTTTATCCAAATGGCAGGTTGATAAAATCTTTGATTGAACGCTATGTTACTGACAGAGTTAAAGAATATGGAGGTTATGAAGTTGAAACGCCAATCATGTATGATTCTGAGCATCCAAGTATGGTTAGCTACTTTAATCGATTTCCTGCAAGACAATACAATATTGATTCTGAGGGCAAAAAATTATTTTTAAGATTCGCCGCTTGCTTCGGACAATTTCTTATGGCAAATCAATTTCAACTGTCTTACAAGAACCTACCTTACAGACTTTACGAGCTTACTAGATACAGCTTCAGAAGAGAGCAATCAGGAGAACTTGTAGGTCTTAGACGTCTTAGGGCATTTACTATGCCTGATTGCCACGCATTTTGTAAAGACATGGAACAAGCAGTTGATGAAATTAAGGCCCGATTTGATTTGTCACAAAGTGTTCTGTCTGAACTTGGAATTAATGAATCTGATTATGATATGGCAATTAGATTTACTGAAGACTTTTACAATGAAAATAAATCTTCCATCGAGGAATTAGTCAAGAAACATGGAAAACCAGTTCTAGTTGAAATGTGGAAAGAAAAGTTCTTTTATTTTGTTCTAAAGTGGGAGTTTAACTTTGTTGATGGACTTGGAAAGGCATCTGCTCTGTCTACAGATCAAATTGATGTGGAAAATGGTGAAAGATATGGCATTGAGTTTATTGATGAAAACAACACTGCGCAGCATCCTATTATTTTACATAATTCCCCTAGTGGTGCAATTGAGCGAATCATCTATTCATTACTGGAAAAGGCTGCAAAAGATTCCAAGGAAGGGAGAAAACCCCAATTTCCACTGTGGTTGGCCCCCACACAAGTAAGAATAATCCCATTAAATGCAGAATTTAATGACTATTGTAAATCACTAACAGAAAAAATATCAATTAATAATGTTCGAGTGGATATTGATGATAGAAATGAAAGTATTGGAAAAAGAATTCGTGAAGCAGAAAAAGAATGGATTAGATACATTTTGGTAATTGGTGAAAAAGAGACAAATTCTCAAAATCTAAGTATTCGTGATAGACAGACAGGCGCTGTTAGAGAATTGTCATTTGATGATTTCTTAAACGAAATAAATGAGCAAACTAGAGGAAAACCTTTTACAGGTTTGAATTTGCCAAAATACCTCTCAAAGAGACCGCAACTGATGGTGTAA
- the speB gene encoding agmatinase — MSFFDLYMNRNPLITSSDDDTEPVATVFGVPFDSTHSYKPGCRFGPDAIRDSFNNIEIFHPDLGVNLETVNIEDLGNTRHTVVASEMIDMVKKITTELVAKQRQLFILGGEHSITYGTYTSFPKETGYIVFDAHYDLRDEFADIKLSHASYLRRVVEERGSENILHVGARAFVKEELEFLKENNIKTISDREIRDGKGPQLLKDHVSTFDTIYSSFDLDVLDPAFAPGVGNPEAVGITSRELFDMIHSFSETKVIGVDVVELNPYHDNGSTASLAAKIISTLIAMNLSPN, encoded by the coding sequence ATGAGTTTTTTTGATTTATACATGAATAGGAATCCGTTGATTACGTCGTCTGATGATGACACTGAACCTGTAGCCACTGTCTTTGGCGTTCCGTTCGACTCGACTCACTCTTACAAACCTGGTTGTAGATTTGGACCTGATGCAATTCGTGATTCTTTTAACAACATTGAGATATTTCATCCTGATTTAGGAGTTAACTTAGAAACTGTAAACATTGAAGATCTTGGCAACACACGTCATACTGTTGTCGCCTCTGAAATGATCGACATGGTCAAGAAAATTACCACAGAACTTGTTGCAAAACAACGTCAACTCTTCATTCTGGGTGGTGAGCATTCTATCACTTATGGTACTTACACAAGTTTTCCAAAAGAGACAGGATATATTGTATTTGATGCTCATTATGATTTACGTGATGAGTTTGCTGATATCAAATTAAGCCATGCATCATATCTTAGACGAGTAGTTGAGGAGAGAGGCTCTGAAAACATTTTGCATGTTGGTGCTAGAGCTTTTGTAAAAGAAGAACTGGAGTTTCTTAAAGAAAATAACATCAAAACAATTTCTGACAGGGAAATTAGAGATGGAAAAGGCCCTCAACTACTAAAAGATCATGTGTCTACTTTTGATACTATATATTCTAGTTTTGATCTTGACGTACTTGATCCTGCATTTGCCCCAGGTGTAGGAAATCCTGAAGCCGTTGGCATTACATCTAGGGAGTTGTTTGATATGATTCATTCATTTTCAGAAACAAAGGTAATTGGTGTGGATGTTGTAGAACTAAATCCATATCATGATAATGGATCAACTGCATCACTTGCTGCAAAAATAATCTCTACATTAATTGCCATGAATCTTTCACCTAATTAA
- a CDS encoding CDP-alcohol phosphatidyltransferase family protein, which yields MLNNLRETLRPTLEKIGKGFASTGLSPNFWTVIGLAFALISAIVYGIGIEYGLILGGVLLLVSGFFDMVDGQVARVTGKTSKKGSYLDSMFDKISEVAIFLGILIGGYAEPYLVLLAITLSLLVSYARAKSDAINIKLQGIGIGERAERLLVISIVGIIGFMDIAVVIVVIIAGITLIQRMIVTAKNIDE from the coding sequence GTGCTAAATAATCTTCGTGAAACACTTCGACCAACACTTGAAAAAATCGGAAAAGGATTTGCATCTACAGGACTGTCTCCAAATTTTTGGACTGTTATTGGTCTTGCATTTGCATTGATCTCTGCTATAGTTTACGGTATTGGAATTGAATACGGATTAATTCTAGGTGGAGTGCTGCTACTTGTTTCAGGATTTTTTGATATGGTGGATGGCCAGGTAGCAAGGGTTACTGGCAAGACATCAAAAAAAGGATCTTATCTTGATTCTATGTTTGATAAAATATCTGAAGTTGCAATATTCTTGGGAATTTTAATTGGAGGATATGCAGAACCTTATCTCGTTTTACTTGCAATCACTCTGTCATTATTGGTAAGCTATGCTAGAGCAAAATCTGATGCTATAAACATAAAACTTCAAGGAATAGGGATTGGTGAAAGAGCTGAGCGGTTACTAGTAATTTCAATTGTAGGAATTATTGGTTTTATGGATATTGCAGTTGTGATTGTAGTGATTATTGCTGGTATAACTTTAATCCAGAGAATGATTGTTACTGCTAAAAACATCGATGAATGA
- a CDS encoding 30S ribosomal protein S26e gives MPLKRASRGRTKGGKGSSGTVQCTNCGQTVPKDKAKKVTSRLNLVEHTLAKELRAQGAYIASPTVLKWYCISCAIHFKILKIRSEDSRRKRGKLR, from the coding sequence ATGCCACTTAAGCGTGCAAGTAGAGGACGTACCAAAGGAGGAAAAGGATCATCAGGTACAGTACAATGTACAAACTGCGGTCAAACAGTTCCAAAAGACAAAGCAAAAAAAGTCACATCCAGATTAAATTTGGTGGAACATACATTAGCTAAAGAATTACGAGCACAGGGAGCTTATATTGCATCTCCAACAGTCTTGAAATGGTATTGTATTTCATGTGCAATTCATTTTAAAATTCTTAAAATTAGATCAGAAGACAGTAGAAGAAAACGTGGAAAACTACGTTAG
- a CDS encoding TrmB family transcriptional regulator, which produces MQQQDLDPKNFRKSELGIIEHVNDVSLEFSSMLGLEFQAGQIYMTLLRVGPTTTGALAKEMKIDRNKIYRVIEDLVSAGFVSMTISSPKLCIPTDPENAIELVLNKKKKEIDKINKFKKEMIQKIDGVITAPFGTSIPTFRVIQGLNNVYSSIGISIENSSDVVYIVTSIKDIIRMYHSDIPEKIKICTKNGGKVFVITNSDEKKMLPYIKRLNATEVKIGKLPSNGRILAFENKQMFMSDSTNVNDFMDESSDISLCTDATEMTHNITKLCQFLWEVSTPINLK; this is translated from the coding sequence ATGCAACAACAAGATTTAGATCCTAAAAATTTTAGAAAGAGTGAACTTGGAATAATTGAGCATGTAAATGATGTCAGTTTGGAATTTTCATCAATGTTGGGGTTGGAGTTTCAAGCAGGACAAATTTACATGACTTTGTTGAGGGTGGGACCCACTACGACTGGAGCATTGGCAAAAGAGATGAAAATTGACCGAAACAAAATCTATCGTGTCATCGAAGACCTTGTGAGTGCTGGTTTTGTTTCAATGACAATATCTAGCCCAAAATTATGTATTCCGACAGATCCTGAAAATGCGATTGAACTGGTCTTAAATAAAAAGAAAAAAGAGATAGACAAAATTAACAAATTCAAAAAAGAGATGATTCAAAAAATTGACGGTGTAATAACTGCGCCATTTGGTACTTCAATTCCTACATTTCGCGTGATTCAAGGATTAAACAATGTTTATTCTAGTATTGGTATTTCGATTGAAAATTCTAGTGATGTAGTCTACATTGTTACCTCTATCAAAGACATTATTCGAATGTATCATAGTGACATCCCCGAAAAAATCAAAATATGTACAAAAAATGGCGGCAAAGTTTTTGTAATTACAAACTCTGATGAGAAAAAAATGTTGCCATACATTAAACGTCTTAATGCAACTGAAGTAAAAATTGGCAAACTTCCATCAAATGGAAGAATATTGGCATTTGAAAATAAACAAATGTTTATGTCTGATTCTACTAATGTTAATGACTTTATGGATGAAAGCTCAGATATCTCATTATGCACTGATGCAACTGAAATGACTCATAATATTACGAAACTATGTCAATTTTTATGGGAAGTCTCAACACCAATAAATTTGAAATAA
- a CDS encoding PfkB family carbohydrate kinase: MKLAIFAHCAIDTISIDDSKYEQIGGSSCYCGITARQLKFDVDLFTKFGPDFPKQYLAENKINFINSESEKNTTKFLISINGSNRTLKLENECDPVDYSKIDADGHIVSPIFHEVSQDVFKKIKDDSNFLFVDPQGFLRQKDAQNNIFLQKTELDLSNVNAIKINPEEGECLVNGSHDEMMLSLQKKGVQYVLLTNKTDVSLLVKDKIYSITLPNKNIHDTTGIGDIFCSAFTCTMLKEKDFLWALSFAGGAAQAALDSKNIGLQKIPQKGTIQNNASYFYNLIKFRDL; this comes from the coding sequence ATGAAACTAGCCATATTTGCTCATTGTGCAATTGATACAATATCTATTGATGACTCCAAATACGAACAGATTGGAGGTTCATCATGTTACTGTGGAATCACTGCAAGGCAATTGAAATTTGATGTTGATCTTTTTACAAAATTTGGTCCTGACTTTCCTAAACAATATCTTGCTGAAAACAAAATAAATTTTATAAATTCTGAATCAGAAAAGAATACCACTAAATTTCTTATTTCCATTAATGGCTCCAATAGAACGCTGAAACTTGAAAATGAGTGTGATCCTGTAGATTATTCCAAAATAGATGCTGATGGGCATATTGTCAGTCCTATATTCCATGAAGTTTCTCAAGATGTTTTCAAGAAAATTAAAGACGACTCAAATTTTCTTTTTGTTGATCCTCAGGGATTTTTGAGACAAAAAGATGCTCAAAATAATATCTTCTTACAAAAAACTGAACTTGATTTGTCAAATGTGAATGCAATTAAAATTAATCCTGAGGAAGGTGAATGTCTTGTTAATGGGTCTCATGATGAAATGATGTTGTCTTTACAAAAAAAAGGAGTTCAATATGTTCTTCTTACAAATAAGACCGATGTGTCTCTTTTGGTAAAAGATAAAATTTATTCAATCACACTTCCAAACAAGAACATTCATGACACAACTGGAATCGGAGATATCTTTTGCTCTGCATTCACATGTACGATGTTAAAGGAAAAGGATTTTTTGTGGGCCCTCTCTTTTGCCGGTGGAGCAGCTCAGGCTGCACTTGATTCAAAAAATATAGGATTGCAGAAAATCCCTC